A genomic window from Vitis riparia cultivar Riparia Gloire de Montpellier isolate 1030 chromosome 18, EGFV_Vit.rip_1.0, whole genome shotgun sequence includes:
- the LOC117905847 gene encoding receptor-like protein 6 — protein sequence MSKRLLLYFLFFLSSSQLFSSSFSFSNSTQLCPHHQTLALLHLKQSFSVNNSSSLDCHYYGVTSYPKTESWKKGSDCCSWDGVTCDWVTGHVIELDLSCSWLFGTIHSNTTLFLFLHLQRLNLAFNNFSGSSVSAGFGRFSSLTHLNLSDSGFSGPISSEISHLSNLVSLDLSWNSDAEFAPHGFNSLVQNLTKLHKLHLGGISISSVFPDSLLNRSSLISLDLSSCGLHGRFPDHDIHLPKLEVLNLEGNDDLSGNFPRFSENNSLKELYLSSTNFSGELPASIGNLKSLQTLYIFNCEFSGSIPASLENLTQITSLNLNRNLFSGKIPNVFSNLRNLISLRLHGNNFSGQLPSSIGNLTNLQVLDLYDNQLEGVIPSFVNGFLSLSYVALGYNLLNGTIPSWLYTLPSLVGLYLNHNKLTGHIGEFQFDSLESIDLSMNELHGSIPSSIFKLVNLRYLYLSSNNFSSVLETSNFGKLRNLTSLDLSNNMLSLTTSGNSKSMLPYIERLDLSNNKISGVWSWNIGKDTLGYLNLSCNLISGFEMLPWKNIGILDLHSNLLQGPLPTPPNSTFFFSVSHNKLSGEISLLICKVSSMGVLDLSNNNLSGVLPHCLGNFSKDLSVLNLRRNRFHGIIPQTFLKGNAIRNLDFNDNQLEGLVPRSLIICQKLEVLDLGNNEINDTFPHWLGTLPKLQVLVLRSNSFHGHIRRSKIKSPFMSLRIIDLAHNDFEGDLPEMYLRSLKATMNIDERNMTRKYMGDSYYQDSVMVTIKGLEIEFVKILNTFTTIDLSSNKFQGEIPKSIGNLNSLRGLNLSHNNLAGHIPSSFGNLKLLESLDLSSNKLSGRIPQELTSLTFLEVLNLSQNNLIGFIPRGNQLETFENDSYNGNSGLCGFPLSKKCTTDETLEPSKKMDAKFESGFD from the coding sequence atgtctaaACGCCTcctcctctattttcttttcttcctctcatCCTCTCAGcttttttcctcctctttctctttctctaattCCACTCAACTGTGCCCGCATCACCAGACCCTTGCTTTGCTCCACCTTAAGCAATCATTCTCCGTCAACAATTCCAGTTCTTTAGATTGCCATTACTATGGTGTCACGTCTTATCCCAAAACAGAGTCTTGGAAAAAGGGTAGTGATTGCTGCTCATGGGATGGGGTCACATGTGATTGGGTGACAGGCCATGTAATTGAGTTGGACCTCAGTTGCAGCTGGCTCTTTGGCACCATCCATTCCAACACTACCCTCTTCCTCTTTCTTCATCTACAAAGGCTCAACCTGGCTTTCAACAACTTCAGTGGGTCCTCTGTTTCAGCTGGGTTTGGTCGGTTCTCAAGCTTGACGCATCTCAATCTTTCTGACTCTGGATTTTCAGGCCCAATTTCATCAGAAATCTCTCACCTCTCCAACTTGGTTTCACTTGATCTCTCTTGGAATTCTGATGCAGAATTTGCCCCGCATGGCTTCAATTCTTTGGTTCAAAATTTAACCAAATTGCATAAGCTTCACCTTGGAGGTATTTCCATCTCTTCAGTTTTTCCTGATTCCTTGCTAAATCGGTCTTCTTTGATATCATTAGATCTCTCTTCGTGCGGATTGCATGGGAGATTCCCTGACCATGACATTCATCTTCCGAAACTCGAGGTTCTCAACTTAGAGGGAAATGATGATCTCAGTGGAAACTTTCCACGATTTAGTGAGAACAATTCCCTCAAGGAATTGTATTTATCATCCACAAATTTCAGTGGAGAGCTTCCTGCTTCAATTGGCAATCTAAAGTCTTTGCAGACTTTGTATATCTTCAATTGCGAATTCTCAGGATCCATCCCCGCTTCCCTAGAGAACCTTACACAAATCACTTCCTTGAACCTCAATAGGAATCTTTTTAGTGGTAAAATTCCAAATGTTTTTAGTAACcttagaaatttaatttcattacgCCTTCATGGCAACAATTTCAGTGGTCagcttccatcatcaattgGAAATCTAACAAACCTTCAGGTCTTAGACTTGTATGATAATCAGCTAGAAGGAGTCATTCCTTCTtttgtaaatgggtttttaagtcTATCCTATGTCGCCTTAGGATATAACTTATTGAACGGGACAATACCATCTTGGTTGTATACTCTGCCATCGTTGGTGGGGTTATATCTCAATCATAACAAACTCACTGGTCATATTGGTGAATTCCAATTTGATTCATTAGAGTCTATTGATTTGAGCATGAATGAGTTACATGGGTCAATTCCAAGTTCAATATTTAAGCTTGTAAACCTTAGATATCTTTATCTTTCTTCAAATAACTTCAGTAGCGTTTTGGAGACAAGCAACTTTGGAAAACTTAGAAACCTCACTTCGCTTGATCTCTCAAACAACATGCTCTCATTGACAACGTCCGGCAATTCCAAGTCCATGTTACCCTACATTGAGAGGCTAGACCTTTCAAACAATAAGATTAGTGGAGTTTGGTCGTGGAATATAGGAAAGGATACACTAGGATACTTGAATCTCTCTTGTAACTTGATAAGTGGGTTTGAGATGCTTCCATGGAAAAATATAGGAATTCTAGATCTTCATTCCAACTTGTTGCAAGGACCACTTCCAACTCCTCCAAAttctacttttttcttttcagtaTCCCATAACAAATTGAGTGGAGAAATCTCACTGTTGATTTGCAAAGTGAGTTCCATGGGAGTTCTTGATTTGTCTAACAACAACTTGAGTGGCGTGCTTCCTCATTGTTTGGGGAATTTTAGCAAAGATCTCTCTGTTTTGAATTTACGAAGGAATCGATTTCATGGCATCATtcctcaaacatttttaaagggCAATGCTATCAGGAATCTTGACTTCAACGATAATCAATTGGAAGGCCTTGTACCTCGATCTTTGATCATTTGTCAAAAACTTGAAGTTCTAGACCTTGGgaataatgagataaatgatacATTTCCTCATTGGTTGGGAACTCTTCCAAAGTTGCAAGTTCTTGTTTTGCGTTCTAATAGTTTCCATGGTCATATAAGGCGTTCCAAAATCAAATCCCCATTCATGAGCCTAAGAATCATTGATCTTGCTCACAATGATTTTGAGGGTGACTTGCCTGAAATGtatttgagaagtttgaaagCGACAATGAATATAGATGAACGCAACATGACAAGAAAATATATGGGAGACAGTTATTATCAAGATTCCGTAATGGTAACAATCAAGGGGTTGGAGATTGAATTTGTGAAAATCTTGAATACTTTCACAACAATTGATTTATCAAGCAATAAATTCCAAGGAGAGATTCCAAAGTCCATTGGAAATCTTAATTCACTTCGAGGGCTCAATTTGTCTCATAACAACCTTGCAGGACATATCCCATCATCTTTCGGAAATTTGAAGTTGCTTGAATCATTGGACCTCTCTTCAAACAAGCTCAGTGGGAGAATTCCCCAAGAATTAACAAGTTTgacatttcttgaagttttgaatcTTTCCCAAAACAATCTCATTGGATTTATACCTCGAGGCAATCAACTTGAGacatttgaaaatgattcaTACAATGGGAACTCAGGGCTATGTGGATTTCCATTATCAAAGAAATGCACAACTGATGAAACACTAGAGCCTTCAAAAAAGATGGATGCAAAGTTTGAAAGTGGGTTTGATTAG
- the LOC117907819 gene encoding receptor-like protein 9DC1 → MSKLLLCFLFFLSSSQLLSSSFSFSNSTKLCPYQQALALLHLKQSFSIDNSSSWDCDSNGITSYPKTESWKKGSDCCSWDGVTCDWVTGHIIGLDLSCSWLFGIIHSNSTLFLFPHLRRLNLASNDFNYSSVSAGFGRFSSLTHLNPSYSRFSGLISPEISHLSNLVSLDLSGNINKEFAPHGFDSLVQNLTKLQKLHLGGISISSVFPNSLLNRSSLISLVSLTVDCMGDSLTMTFTFRNSRFSTYGKMMISVETSHDSVRTIPSWS, encoded by the coding sequence atgtctaaactcctcctttgttttcttttctttctctcgtCCTCTCAGCTTCTTTcctcctctttctctttctctaattCCACCAAACTATGCCCGTATCAGCAGGCTCTTGCTCTGCTCCACCTTAAGCAATCCTTTTCTATTGATAATTCCAGTTCTTGGGATTGTGATTCCAATGGCATCACTTCTTATCCTAAAACAGAGTCTTGGAAGAAGGGTAGTGATTGTTGCTCATGGGATGGGGTCACATGTGATTGGGTGACAGGCCATATAATTGGGTTAGACCTCAGTTGCAGTTGGCTCTTTGGCATCATCCATTCCAATAGTACCCTCTTCCTTTTTCCTCACCTGCGAAGGCTCAACCTTGCTTCCAATGACTTCAATTACTCTTCTGTTTCAGCTGGGTTTGGTCGGTTCTCAAGCTTGACGCATCTTAATCCCTCTTACTCTAGATTTTCAGGCCTAATTTCACCAGAAATCTCTCACCTCTCCAACTTGGTTTCACTTGATCTGTCTGGGAATATTAACAAAGAATTTGCCCCGCATGGCTTCGATTCTCTAGTTCAAAATTTAACCAAATTGCAGAAGCTTCACCTTGGAGGTATTTCCATCTCTTCAGTTTTTCCTAATTCCTTGCTAAATCGGTCTTCTTTGATATCATTAGTCTCTTTGACTGTGGATTGCATGGGAGATTCCCTGACCATGACATTCACCTTCCGAAACTCGAGGTTCTCTACTTATGGGAAAATGATGATCTCAGTGGAAACTTCCCACGATTCAGTGAGAACAATTCCCTCATGGAGTTAG